In Quercus robur chromosome 11, dhQueRobu3.1, whole genome shotgun sequence, the following proteins share a genomic window:
- the LOC126706970 gene encoding uncharacterized protein LOC126706970 has translation MEILYGAMSNGERKLTVREFLHCYRPDEISGSRGMYSFASRSPLLKVIFETPDSNRDWKSRYFFLEGDRWMNHPGETEFMPVDTTWAVINQTRRRRPQVSLEEFSFLEKVCKKTTPEERTWAKLVNPRTIHWYCDGPEPTQEAIRYDERVHKQMDDAKRRALIKSQAVKKRESGEEVPKASASVPKRKLTTKSDRPFKQPKVSLEPVVGLMAEGNKAVTPAKQGKGKGLMAVPDGKQERPPSLLRDDSKYALEKLSSIITAEDYEDLGNHSTEAMGETGLFAVAQSLVMMKGLLDRCLNRESSLDRVRAKAQQTEEELGQLQRWRSKMEKKLELSEQARKELEEKTATSLTVIENKEAEIKQLKEEIRQARVAAVEEYRCSESCLGELSDSFLQGFDDSLRQVKKAYPELDLTMVKLEDQAQTSALPVASENTEDLFGDGAAQGDGESAPSKDVPDAEEKKD, from the exons atggagattctctacggtgcaatgtcaaacggggaaaggaaattgacggtccgtgaatttcttcactgttaccgtccagacgagatttctggatcaagggggatgtacagttttgccagtcggagccccttgttgaaggtgatctttgagaccccagactcaaatagagactggaagagtcggtacttcttcctggagggtgatagatggatgaaccatccaggggagacggagttcatgcccgtcgacacaacttgggcagttataaatcagacac gtagacggcgcccacaagtcagCCTCGAGGAGTTTAGCTTCCTTGAAAAGGTTTGCAAGAAGactacgccggaggaaaggacttgggcgaagttggtgaacccgaggaccatacattggtactgcgacggtcctgagcccacccaagaagCGATAAGATACGACGAGCGAGTTCACAAAC agatggatgACGCAAAGAGGAGAGCTTTGATCAAGtcccaagccgtcaagaagagggaatccggcgaggaGGTTCCTAAGGCATCAGCTTCAGTCCCTAAAAGGAAACTGACGACAAAATCCGACCGTCCctttaagcaaccaaaggtctctcttgaacctgtggttggcttaatggctgagggtaacAAGGCCGTCACCCCAGCGAAGCAGGGGAAGGGCAAAGGATTGATGGCGGTCCCAGacggtaagcaagagagacctccttcccttcttcgtgatgactccaagtatgcattggagaaactgtcgtccatcatcacggcaGAAGACTACGAAGACCTGggaaaccattcgacggaggccatgggggagacgggcctcttcgccgtcgctcag tccttggtcatgatgaagggactacttgaccggtgtctcaaccgtgagagtagcttggaccgggtgcgcgcgaaggcgcagcagacggaggaagagctcggacaactTCAGAGATGGAggtccaagatggagaagaagctggagctttctgagcAGGCGAGGAAGGAGCTTGAGGAGAAGACGGCCACTTCGCTGACGGTCATAGAGAACAAAGAAGCTGAGATAAAACAACTCAAAGAAGAGATCCGTCAGGCTAGAGTGGCAGCCGTCGAGGAGTACCGATGCTCGGAGTCCTGTTTGGGCGAGCTGTCGGACTCCTTCCTCCAAGGATTCGATGATTCcctccgtcaagtcaagaaggcttatccagagctggacttgacaatggtcaaacttgaggaccaagcccagacttctgccctccccgtcgcctccgaaaatacggaggacctttTTGGAGACGGTGCTGCTCAGGGAGACGGAGAGTCCGccccgtcgaaggatgtcccagatgctgaagaaaagaaagattga
- the LOC126704759 gene encoding uncharacterized protein LOC126704759 translates to MPIDKILAHIKYEHYLKWLRPLHSSPNVRDKKKYCHFHKDYNHYTENCRDLKEQIEELIRKGKLQRFVKKGEPSRSKDDNKDKHETSPRDEDHKSQHIPSVTGEIKTITGGLSTGFNTRRILMDNGNSVDIIYLSAFQQLKLDLERLYPFESPLISFSGDRVYPKSIVTLTVTVGSYLQ, encoded by the exons ATGCCTATTGACAAAATTTTGGCGCATATTAAATATGAGCACTACCTCAAATGGCTAAGGCCATTACATTCGTCACCCAACGTGCGTGACAAGAAGAAGTATTGCCATTTCCACAAGGATTACAACCACTACACAGAGAATTGTAGGGACCTAAAGGAGCAGATAGAGGAACTCATACGAAAAGGGAAATTGCAGAGATTTGTGAAGAAGGGAGAACCTAGTAGGTCCAAGGACGATAATAAGGACAAGCACGAAACCTCACCAAGGGACGAGGACCACAAATCCCAACATATACCAAGCGTGACTGGGGAGATAAAGACGATCACCGGTGGGCTATCCACAG GATTCAATACCAGGAGAATCCTCATGGATAATGGCAACTCTGTGGACATCATCTACCTCTCCGCTTTTCAACAGTTGAAGCTAGATCTAGAAAGGCTATACCCTTTTGAGTCCCCCCTCATCAGCTTTAGTGGAGACAGGGTGTATCCTAAAAGCATAGTGACGTTAACAGTCACAGTAGGATCTTATCTGCAATAG